From the genome of Candidozyma auris chromosome 2, complete sequence, one region includes:
- a CDS encoding Ca(2+)-binding ATP:ADP antiporter SAL1: MDKPRKTPEDYQTLFDKLDIDKKGKITFSDFKNAVKTLNHPVGDNASLLKEVFQSFDSNKDNIIDFNDFKLYLTTTDDQILKGFNKIDQDNDGKLTRADFINYLKKTLNLSPSDRIIDEVFSKFDHNCQGYITYDEFRDFLLLMPRLHGSRIRTAYTYLAEELDLSADGDVTLINSFFSGFGFFLAGGLSGVVSRTCTAPFDRIKVFLIARTDLSSTIMHNKKMLAEQVASGASRQAIEKAREKLLQSEREARIKQAEKPLHKTIRSPMNQAIRTLWKQGGLRAFYVGNGLNVMKVFPESAMKFGSFEATKRIFARIEGVDDTSKLSKVSTYLAGGMGGVAAQFTVYPIDTLKFRVQCSNIDSKLKGNALLIDQAKQIYKEGGLRMFYRGIFVGLSGMFPYAALDLGTFSTIKTLLVKREAKKLGISEENVRLPNYMVLSLGAISGTFGATVVYPINLLRTRLQAQGTYAHPYKYKGFKDVFQKTVAREGIPGLFKGLVPNLAKVAPAVSISYFMYENLKNLMGLDNKLD, from the coding sequence ATGGACAAACCACGAAAAACTCCCGAGGACTATCAAACGCTCTTTGACAAACTAGATATTGATAAAAAAGGGAAGATCACGTTTCTGGATTTCAAGAATGCCGTGAAGACTCTCAACCATCCAGTGGGAGATAATGCGAGCCTATTGAAAGAAGTTTTCCAATCGTTTGACTCAAACAAAGATAATATCATAgacttcaacgacttcaagCTATATTTAACAACTACAGATGATCAGATTTTGAAAGGCTTTAACAAGATCGATCAGGATAATGATGGCAAATTGACCAGGGCAGATTTCATTAATTACCTAAAAAAGACTCTCAATCTTAGCCCGTCGGATCGAATTATCGATGAGGTATTTAGCAAGTTCGATCACAATTGCCAGGGCTACATCACCTATGACGAGTTTCGtgatttcttgcttttgatgCCTCGTTTGCATGGCTCAAGAATCAGAACAGCATACACTTATCTAgcagaagagcttgatctTTCCGCAGACGGTGACGTCACTTTAATTAACTCCTTCTTTAGTGGGttcggcttcttcttggccgGCGGACTTTCCGGAGTGGTATCAAGAACATGTACCGCTCCATTCGATCGTATCAAGGTCTTCCTCATTGCCAGGACTGACCTCTCATCTACAATCATGCATAATAAAAAGATGTTAGCCGAGCAGGTGGCTTCAGGTGCATCTCGTCAGGCTATTGAAAAGGCTAGAGAGAAACTACTCCAATCTGAACGCGAGGCGCGTATAAAACAGGCAGAAAAGCCCTTGCATAAAACTATCAGATCACCCATGAATCAAGCCATAAGAACTCTTTGGAAACAAGGTGGGCTCCGAGCTTTTTATGTTGGAAATGGTTTGAACGTAATGAAAGTTTTTCCTGAATCTGCCATGAAGTTCGGATCTTTTGAAGCGACTAAACGAATCTTCGCAAGAATTGAGGGCGTTGATGATACATCTAAACTTTCCAAGGTTTCTACATACTTGGCAGGAGGAATGGGAGGTGTAGCAGCCCAATTTACGGTATATCCAATTGATACCTTGAAATTCAGAGTTCAATGCTCCAATATTGATTCCAAACTCAAAGGTAATGCACTACTCATAGATCAAGCAAAGCAAATTTATAAGGAAGGGGGTCTTCGCATGTTTTATAGAGGAATCTTTGTGGGATTGAGCGGAATGTTCCCGTATGCGGCTCTTGATTTGGGTACTTTTTCGACAATTAAGACATTACTCGTGAAGAGAGAGGCTAAAAAACTTGGTATCTCCGAAGAAAACGTTCGCTTGCCAAATTACATGGTTCTTTCGTTAGGCGCTATTTCGGGAACCTTTGGGGCCACTGTTGTGTACCCCATTAACTTGTTGAGAACAAGATTACAAGCCCAAGGTACTTATGCACATCCTTACAAGTACAAGGGATTTAAGGACGTTTTTCAAAAAACCGTTGCACGCGAGGGTATTCCAGGGCTTTTCAAGGGGCTCGTTCCTAATTTAGCAAAAGTTGCTCCAGCAGTCTCGATAAGTTACTTCATGTacgagaacttgaagaatttgatgGGCCTTGACAACAAGCTCGACTAG